In the genome of Anomalospiza imberbis isolate Cuckoo-Finch-1a 21T00152 chromosome 29, ASM3175350v1, whole genome shotgun sequence, one region contains:
- the IQGAP3 gene encoding ras GTPase-activating-like protein IQGAP3 yields MEGAGPGRCERPTADEMDEQRRQNVAYQYLCHLEEAKRWMEACLGEGLPPPTELEETLRNGVLLAKLGHCFAPAIVPLKKIYDPEQTRYKTAGLHFRHTDNINYWRDAMSHVGLPSIFHPETTDIYDKKNMPRVVYCIHALSFYLFKLGLAPQIQDLYGKVNFTEEEINNMKRELEKYGLQLPAFSKIGGILANELSVDEAAVHAAVLAINEAVDRGMVAQTMETLRNPHAMLLGLRQELAGAYQEVLHQAKLEKGSNARNRYPQVIPEGEDVYDWCLTQAEIQENINKVNVRGALEEVDNALERQDVLALHCALQDPILALRCVQRDNLELYLEQLSSDREEKALELGYLELLEQEEVQAGILTANRRDEKERAMLQAVGRINAAVRQGMPAETLEALMDPAAQLPDVHAPAASLYQHQLALLQSQHPRGELAQEELFVAVEMLSAVALVNQALDARNPSRLWSSLVSPALGLSGAEDANAQRYFDDLLQLKGQLRKAGAEFLSWNDIQDSVTSTNSSVQDENDRVRALQLVNEALLQADPEKTLAALLLLAPALPDIALPTALRYHHVLSRARRQKAQATEDNGAVLWWEEIQEGVCQANQDTVAARRMALGIAAINQAIKEGKASQTLRVLCNPDVALRGVLNTCADAYQEQLAALMATKRPAGSMKLSWTRHRLLDGAEYYLNLQTLEGSWQCPRNGSFNTTHLSREEIQSVITRVTLAHDRQRLWASNVALVVRLQARLRGFLVRRQFAARRRVLREQRPAAIRIQACWRGYRQRRAYLDRLHYLKSNTEAAIKIQAAVRMWQAQRKYQERLRYFRQNIKAVIKIQAFVRANKARGDYRMLVHTKSPPLGTVRRFIHLLEQSQHDFWEESEVLRLQEEVVKRIRASRQLESDLDLMDIKIGLLVKNRITLQEVVSHCKKLTRKNKEQLSEMMSMDKQKGLKTLSKEKRQKLEAYQHLFYLLQTQPVYLARLIFQMPQNKSTKFMESVIFTLYNYASNPREAYLLLQLFKVALQEEIRSKVDHVHDILTGNATVIRLVVSFYRNVRGQNALRHILAGPVQEVLQDKTLSIHTDPVDIYKAWINQTESQSGHRSKLPYEVSPEQALSHPEVQRRLDISIRNLLAVTDKFVSAITSSVDKIPYGMRYMAKILRMSLAEKFPKAPAEEVDKIVGNLLYYRFMNPAVVAPDGFDIVDVSAGAALRPDQRRSLGSIAKVLQHAAAHKAFQGESAHLCGLNQYLEHTHNKFRRFISAACCVPEPEERFDVDEYSEMVAVAKPVIYITVGELINTHKLLLEHQDSITSHHSDPLHELLEDLDELPTVQSLVGESVASLGDSGAEQVLSQLSRTEISLTLTNKLVPVASSEESDTRSLLLSTKQMLVDLIQCQPGDSLPEILWTPASEHEEAAHEHLVRQRALRDAQPSAQLRRHPSLAANGQLSMEEKKRKVIRNLRRLESLGLVDSANQYQELIDQLAKDIRNQRRHRQQRRRELLKLRQTLEGLDAKTLFYEEQIDYYNQYIKTCLDNLAASNKGSGKSKKLPSLHYTAAQLWEKGVLLEIQDLPPSQLRNVVFDIIPCEESGRFQVKAKFMGIDMEHFQLHYQDLLQLQYEGVAVMKMFDKAKVNVNLLIFLLNKKFFKK; encoded by the exons ATggagggagcggggccggggcgct GTGAGCGCCCGACCGCCGATGAGATGGACGAACAGAGGAGGCAGAACGTTGCCTACCAGtacctgtgtcacctggaggAAGCCAAGCG ctggaTGGAGGCCTGTCTGGGTGAGGGGCTGCCCCCACCCACGGAGCTGGAGGAGACTCTGCGCAACGGGGTCCTCCTGGCCAAGCTGGGCCACTGCTTTGCCCCTGCCATTGTCCCGCTGAAGAAGATCTACGACCCTGAACAGACACGGTACAAG ACAGCTGGGCTTCACTTTCGGCACACGGATAACATCAACTACTGGCGTGATGCCATGAGCCACGTGGGGCTTCCCTCG ATCTTCCACCCAGAGACCACTGACATCTATGACAAGAAGAACATGCCCCGAGTGGTCTACTGCATCCATGCACTCAG CTTTTACCTCTTCAAGCTGGGGCTGGCTCCTCAGATCCAGGACTTGTATGGGAAAGTGAACTTCACAG aggAGGAGATCAACAACATGAAGCGGGAGCTGGAGAAGTatgggctgcagctgcctgccTTCAGCAAGATTGGAGGCATTTTGGCCAACGAGCTCTCAGTGGATGAAGCAGCAG TCCATGCCGCGGTGTTGGCCATCAACGAGGCGGTGGATCGGGGCATGGTGGCCCAGACGATGGAGACGCTGCGCAACCCCCACGCGATGCTGCTGGGACTGcgccaggagctggcaggtgCCTACCAGGAGGTGCTGCACCAGGCCAAGCTGGAGAAGGGCAGCAATGCTAGAAACAGG tACCCACAGGTGATCCCTGAAGGAGAGGACGTCTACGACTGGTGTCTGACCCAGGCTGAAATCCAAGAAAACATCAACAAAGTGAATG TGCGTGGGGCTCTGGAAGAGGTGGACAATGCCCTGGAGAGACAGGATGTGCTGGCACTGCACTGTGCACTGCAGGACCCCATCCTGGCCCTGCGCTGCGTCCAGCGTGACAACCTCGAGCTCTACttggagcagctcagctccgACCGGGAGGAGAAGGCGCTG GAACTGGGctacctggagctgctggagcaggaggaggtgcAGGCAGGGATCCTCACAGCGAACCGGAGGGACGAGAAGGAGCGAGCCA TGCTGCAGGCTGTCGGCCGGATCAACGCTGCTGTCCGCCAAGGGATGCCAGCAGAAACCTTGGAAGCTCTGATGGACCCTGCAGCCCAACTGCCTGATGTGCACGcccctgctgcctccctgtACCAGCAccagctggccctgctgcagagccagcacccACGG ggcgAGTTGGCACAGGAGGAGCTGTTTGTGGCTGTGGAGATGCTCTCAGCTGTGGCACTGGTTAACCAAGCCCTGGATGCCAGGAACCCCAgcaggctctggagcagcctggtcagccctgccctgggcctCTCAGGAGCTGAGGATGCAAATGCACAGCG GTACTTTGATGACTTGTTGCAGCTGAAAGGCCAATTGAGGAAAGCAGGAGCTGAGTTCCTGAGCTGGAATGACATTCAGGACAGCGTCACCAGCACCAATTCATCAGTGCAGGATGAAAACGACC GAGTCCGTGCTCTCCAGCTGGTCAACGAGGCGCTGCTGCAGGCAGACCCTGAGAAGACGTTGGCGGCGTTGCTGCTGCTGGCGCCCGCCCTGCCCGACATCGCCCTTCCAACCGCCCTGCGCTACCACCATGTCCTGTCCCGGGCACGGAGGCAGAAAGCCCAG GCCACGGAGGACAATGGAGCTGTTCTTTGGTGGGAAGAAATCCAGGAAGGGGTCTGCCAGGCCAACCAGGACACGGTGGCAGCCAGGAGAA TGGCTCTGGGCATAGCTGCCATCAACCAGGCCATCAAGGAAGGGAAGGCATCACAGACGCTGAGGGTGCTGTGCAATCCTGACGTGGCCCTGCGTGGGGTGCTGAACACCTGTGCTGATGCCTACCAGGAGCAGCTGGCCGCTCTGATGGCCACCAAGAGACCAGCGG GGAGCATGAAGCTATCCTGGACCAGGCACAGGCTGCTGGATGGGGCCGAGTACTACCTGAACCTGCAGACCTTGGAGGgcagctggcagtgcccacGCAACGGCAGCTTCAACACCACACATCTGAGCCGGGAGGAGATCCAG TCGGTCATCACCCGAGTGACGCTGGCCCACGACCGCCAGCGCCTGTGGGCGTCCAACGTGGCCTTGGTGGTGAGGCTGCAGGCGCGGCTGCGGGGCTTCCTCGTTCGCCGGCAGTTCGCGGCACGGCGGCGCGTCCTGCGGGAGCAGAGGCCGGCTGCCATCAGGATCCAG GCTTGTTGGAGGGGGTACAGGCAGCGCAGAGCTTACCTGGACAGGCTGCACTACCTGAAATCCAACACAGAGGCTGCAATCAAG ATCCAGGCAGCTGTGAGGATGTGGCAGGCACAGAGGAAGTACCAGGAGAGGCTGCGCTACTTCAGGCAGAAT ATTAAAGCTGTAATTAAAATCCAGGCTTTTGTGCGAGCCAACAAGGCCCGTGGGGATTACAGGATGCTGG TCCACACCAAGAGTCCTCCCTTGGGCACCGTCCGGCGCTTCATCcacctgctggagcagagccagcacgACTTCTGGGAGGAGTCGGAGGTGCTGCGCCTGCAGGAGGAGGTGGTGAAGAGGATCCGTGCCAGCCGGCAGCTGGAGAGTGACCTGGACCTCATGGACATCAAGATTGGGCTGCTGGTCAAGAACAGGATCACGCTGCAG GAGGTGGTGTCCCACTGCAAGAAGCTGACCAGGAAGAACAAGGAGCAGCTCTCAGAGATGATGTCCATGGACAAGCAGAAGGGGCTCAAGACACTCAGCAAGGAGAAGAGGCAGAAGCTGGAGGCCTATCAGCACCTCTTCTACCTGCtgcag ACACAGCCAGTGTACTTGGCCAGGCTGATCTTCCAGATGCCCCAGAACAAGTCCACCAAATTCATGGAGTCAGTGATCTTTACGCTTTACAACTACGCTTCCAACCCACGGGAGGCTtatctgctgctgcagctcttcaaagtggcactgcaggaggagATCAG GTCCAAGGTGGACCACGTTCATGACATCCTGACGGGCAATGCCACGGTGATCCGGCTGGTGGTCAGCTTCTACCGCAACGTGCGCGGGCAGAACGCCCTGCGGCACATCCTGGCTGGCCCGGTGCAGGAGGTCCTGCAGGACAAGACCCTCAGCATCCACACGGACCCTGTGGACATCTACAAGGCGTGGATCAACCAGACTGAGTCGCAGAGTGGGCACAGAAG CAAGCTCCCGTATGAGGTCAGCCCTGAGCAGGCTCTCAGCCACCCCGAGGTCCAAAGGAGGCTGGACATTTCTATCCGCAATCTCCTGGCAGTAACAGACAAGTTTGTCTCTGCCATCACCTCTTCTGTGGACAAGATCCC CTATGGGATGCGCTACATGGCCAAAATCCTGAGGATGTCCTTGGCTGAGAAATTCCCCAAGGCTCCAGCAGAGGAGGTTGATAAG ATCGTGGGGAACCTGCTCTACTACCGCTTCATGAACCCAGCAGTGGTGGCCCCTGATGGTTTTGACATCGTGGACGTGTCGGCCGGGGCGGCCCTGCGCCCCGACCAGCGCCGCAGCCTGGGCTCCATCGCCAAGGTGCTGCAGCACGCCGCCGCCCACAAGGCCTTCCAGGGGGAGAGTGCCCACCTCTGCGGGCTCAACCAGTACCTGGAGCACACCCACAACAAGTTCAG GAGGttcatctctgctgcctgctgcgTCCCTGAGCCTGAAGAGAGGTTTGACGTGGATGAGTACTCAGAGATGGTGGCAGTGGCCAAACCAGTCATCTACATCACTGTCGGGGAGCTCATCAACACGCACAAG CTCCTGCTCGAGCACCAGGACTCCATCACATCACACCACAGTGACCCCCTGCACGAGCTCCTGGAGGATCTTGATGAGCTTCCTACAGTCCAGTCCCTGGTTG GGGAGAGTGTTGCCAGCCTGGGAGACAGTGGTGCCGAGCAGGTGCTCTCCCAGCTCAGCAGAACTGAGATCTCCCTCACCCTCACCAACAAGCTGGTGCCAGTGGCCAGCAGCGAGGAGAGTGACACGAGGAGCCTGCTGCTGAG CACCAAGCAGATGCTGGTGGATTTGATCCAGTGCCAACCAGGAGATTCCCTCCCAGAAATCCTGTGGACACCAGCCTCAGAGCATGAG GAAGCTGCCCACGAGCACCTCGTGCGCCAGCGAGCGCTGCGGGATGCCCAGccctctgcccagctgaggcgccacccctccctggctgCCAACGGCCAGCTCTCCATGGAGGAGAAGAAGCGCAAGGTCATCCGCAACCTGCGGCGCTTGGAGAGCCTGGGGCTGGTGGACTCTGCCAACCAGTACCAGGAGCTCATTGACCAGCTGGCCAAG GACATCCGGAACCAGCGGCGTCACCGGCAGCAGCGCCGCAGGGAGCTCCTGAAGCTGAGGCAGACCCTGGAGGGCCTCGATGCCAAGACTCTGTTTTATGAGGAGCAAATTGATTATTACAACCAGTACATCAAGACCTGCCTTGACAACCTGGCAGCCAGCAACAA GGGCAGTGGGAAGAGCAAGAAGCTGCCATCTCTGCACTACACGgcagcccagctgtgggagAAAGGGGTGCTGCTGGAGATCCAGGACCTGCCACCCAGCCA GCTCAGGAACGTGGTTTTCGACATCATCCCCTGTGAGGAATCGGGCAGGTTCCAGGTGAAAGCCAAATTCATGGGGATCGACAtggagcacttccagctgcacTACCAG gacctgctgcagctgcagtacGAGGGTGTAGCAGTCATGAAGATGTTCGACAAGGCCAAGGTCAATGTCAACCTGCTCATTTTCCTCCTCAACAAGAAGTTCTTCAAGAAGTAA